GCCAGATGCGCGGTGTCGTTGAACAGGCGCATCGAACTGCGGCCGTCGGCATAACACGTGACGACCGACAGCGAAGCCGGTGAGAGTTCCATGGCGTACAAGGACTCCGGCGGAGCACCGAGCGCGTCGCGGATCAGGGTTTTGATGGGGGTGACGTGCGAGACGACCAGGACGGTGCGCCGCGCGTGCCGGGCCAGCAGGGCGTCGCGCGCGGCCAGCACGCGGTCGGTGACGGCGTCGAAGGACTCTCCGCCCGGCGGCGCGACGGCGGTGGAGGCCAGCCACGCGCGGTGCTCGGCGGGCCAGCGCTCGCGGACCTCGGCGAAGCTGTGGCCGTCCCAGAGCCCGAAGTCGGTCTCCCGGAAGCCGGGGTCGGTCTCGACCGGCAGGCCGAGCGCGTCGGCAACGGCCTGCGCGGTCTGGACGGTGCGCTGCAGCGGCGAGGCGACGATGGCGTCGATGCCGCCGCGTGCGGCCAGGCGGCGGGCGACGGCGGCGGCCTGGAGCAGGCCGGTGTCGGCGAGTTCGGGGTCGCCGGCGCCGGAGAAGCGCCGCTCGGCGGTGAGCGGGGTGGCGCCGTGGCGCAGGAGCAGGAGGGTGGTCGGCGGGCCCATGTCGGGGGCCGGGGACCAGCTGGGTTGGTGGTGCGTCGCCGATCCGGTGCTCGACCGGCCGCCGGAAGCCGACTCGCCTCCGGAAACCGAGCCCCCGCCGGAACCCGAGCCGCCTCCAGAAGCCGACTCTCCACCTGAAGCCGAGCTGCCTGCGACCTCTCTGGCCGCCCGGGTGACCGCGATCAGCGTCTGCGCCTCGGCCACCTTCGCCGCGGCCGCCGCCGGATCGTCCAGCGCCAGGTTCGCCAGCGCGTCAGCCCGCTTGTTCTCCGCGCGCGGCACCCACGTGTAGCGCACCGCGCCGGCACGCGGGAACGCCGTGCGCGCCTGCACCGCGAGCGGCCTGATGTCGGGGTGCTTGATCTGCCACACCCCGCTCATCTGCTGGACCGCGAGCTTGGAGTCCATGCGCACCTCGACCTCGGCGCCGGGGTCCAGGGCGTAGGCGGCGCGCAGGCCGGCGATCAGGCCGCGGTACTCCGCGACGTTGTTGGTCACCACGCCGAGGCCCTCGGCGAGTTCGGCCAGGACCTCGCCGGTGGCGGCGTCGGCGACCAGGGCGCCGTACGAGGCCGGCCCGGGGTTGCCGCGGGAGGCGCCGTCGGCCTCGACGATGAGCGTGTGCACCATGATCGCTGTGCCGGTCCGCCGGTCCGGGCCTAGATGCCCGAGTCCGGGACGCGCACCAGGATGCTGCCGCAGGAGTCGTGGCGCAAGACCTGGTCGGCCGCGGCCGCCTTGATGGCGTTGACCTCGCTGATGTCCAGCTCCAGGCGGCAGCCGTCGCAGCGGCGCTGGCGGATGGCCGCGGCGCCCACGCCGTTGTCGGAGCGGATGCGCTCGTAGAGCGCCAGCAGGTCCTCCGGGATGACGCCGGCGGTGGTGGCGCGCTCGGCGGTGACGGCCGTGACGTCCCGGTCGATCTCCTCGGAGGCCTTGGCCAGGGCCGCGCCCACCTCGTCGCGGCGGGCCTGGGCCTCGTCGCGCTGCACGGTCATCTCCGCGACCCGGGTCTGGGCCGTCTCACGGCGCTCCATGACCTCCAGGACCACGTCCTCCAGGTCGGACTGGCGCCGGGCCAGGGTCTGCAACTCGTGCTGGATGTTCTCCAGGTCCTTGGCCGAGCCGCGGCCGGACTCCAGCATCTGCCGGTCCCGGGTGGCGCGGTTCACCACCTGCTCGACGTCGGCCTCGGCCTTCTTCTGCTCGCGCGCCACGTCGCCCTCTGCGGTCTCGGCGGCGACCAGGACGTCGCGCAGGTCCGCCAGGCGCCGGTCCACCTTCTCGGCCTCGGCCAGCTCCGGCAGGGTGCGCCGCTTGTGCGCCAGCTGCGCCAGGCGCACGTCCAGGCCGTGCAGGTCCAACAGACGGAGCTGGTCGGCGGGGTTCGCGTTCAGGGCAGTGCCTCTCTCTTGACTTGTCTTCACGCTCCGGACGACGGCCGGCTAAGAGCCTGCCGACAGGTGCGCGGTCCACGGATCGGTGACCAGCGTGGAGACGTACGTCTCCACGTTAGTACCGGCGGCGCCCAGCGTGGAACGCAGCGTCTGAGCAGCGTGGTCCAACCACGGCCACTCGCTGGCCCAGTGCGCCACGTCCACCAGCGCTGGTCCCCCGGCCTCCAGCGCCTCGGAGGCCGGGTGGTGCCTCAGGTCGGCGGTGACGTAGGCGTCGGCCCCGGAGGCACGCACGGCGCCGAAAAGCGAGTCCCCCGCTCCGCCGCATACCGCCACCCGGCGCACCGGACGGTCCGGATCCCCGGCCACCCGCACCCCGCCGGCGGTGGCCGGCAGCGCGGCCGCCACCCGCGCGGCGAAGGCGCTCAGCGGCTCGGCCTCGGCCAGCTCGCCGACCCGGCCGATGCCCAGCTCCGGGTTCGACGCGCGCGGCTCCAGGGGCCGCAGCTCGTGCAGTTCCAGGGCCCGGGCCAGGGCGTCGGAGACGCCGGGGTCGGCGGAGTCGGCGTTGGTGTGCGCGGTGAACAGCGCGGTGCCGCCGCGGATGAGCCGGTGGACCAGGCGGCCCTTGAAAGTCGTCGCCGGGACGCCGTGGACGCCGCGCAGGAACAGCGGGTGGTGGGTGACCAGCAGGTCGGCACCGCGCTCCAGGGCCTCGTCGATCACCGCGGCCACCGGGTCCACGGCGAAGGCGACGGTGCTGACCGGTTCGTCCGGGTCGCCGCACACCAGCCCGACCGCGTCCCACGGCTCGGCCCAGGAGGGGTCGTACACCCGCTCCAGGATCGCGACGACCTCACGGAGGGTCGGCGCGGCGGTTTCCACGTCGGTGGCGGCGGGTTGCGGCATGCCCAGTAGGTTACCGGGCCGCGCAGTACTTGATCCGAACCCGCCCGTTTGACCGACTCGGCTCGCGAAGCCGCGCCTCAGGCCGCAGATTCGTCTCAAGCTGCGAGGAGACCAGGGAGGCACCAGGATGCGCGCGGTCGGTGTGAAGGACTACGGGGCCACGCCCGAACTGCTCGAGGTGGCCAAGCCGGCCGCCGGACCGGGACAGGTCCTGGTGCGGGTCGAGGCCGCCGGGGTGAACCCGGTGGACACGATCATCGCCTCCGGCCGCTTCGGCCGCCCGCCGCTTCCGCTGGTGATGGGCGTGGACTTCGCCGGCCGGGTGGAGGCCGTCGGTAAGGGCGTCACCCGCTACGCGGTCGGCGACCCGGTCTTCGGCCGCGCCGCCGGCACCTACGCCCAATATGTGGCCGTCGACGAGAACGGCCCGCTGAGCCCGGCCCCGGACGCCCTGGAGCTCAAGACCGCCGCCGCGCTGCCGACCGCCGGGCTGACCGCGCTGGGCATCCTGGACGCCGCCCGGGTCCGGGGCGGCGAGAGCCTGCTGCTGATCGGCGCGGCCGGCGGCGTGGGCACCTTCCTGACCCAGCTGGCCTCGGCCCGCGACGCCCGGGTGCTGGCGGTGACCCGGGGCGATGAGAGCGTGCGGCTGGGCCTGTCCGGCGCGGCGGTCACCATCGACGCCACCGCCGAGGACGTCGCCGGCCGCGTCCGGGGCGAGGAGTATCCCGAGGGCGTGGACGTGCTGGTGGACCTGGTGTCGAAGGACCCGGAGGCGTTCGAGGCGAACAAGAAGCTGGTCCACGACGGCGGCGTCGCGGTCAGCACCCGCGGCGCGACGCGCGAGCACGGCACGGTGCAGTCCGGCGTGGAGGAGATCGCCTTCGGCGTGAAGCCCAGCGCCGAACTGCTGGCGGCCCTGGCCGAGCTGGTCGACGCCGGCACGCTGCGGGTGTTCGTGGAGGAGGAGGTGCCGCTGGAGCAGGCGCCGCAGGCCGTGGCCCGGATCCAACATGGCGGGGCGCGTGGGAAGACGATCATCAAGCCCTGAGGGCTTCGGCCCCGAGCGGTTCCCTTGCGCGATTCCTTACGCGTTTCCTTACTGCTGAAGATAATCCGCGCTCGTCACGACCTCCCCGAAGCGCGGCAGCACCACCCGCACCGCGACCTCGTGCTCCTCGGCGGTCGGCGCGGCCATCGCGTCCTCGACGAACACGAGCTCGTAGTCCAGGTCGGAGGCGACGCGCGCCGTGGACTCCACGCCCATGGTGGTCATCAGGCCGCCGAAGACCAGGGTGGTGGCGCCGAGCTCCTTCAGGCGGGCGTCCAGGTCGGTGGTGGCGAACGCCCCGATGCTGCGCTTGACCACGGTCACGTCGCCGGGCCGCACCAGGCCCTCGGCGAAGCCGCTGCCGGGCGGCTGCTCGGCCACGTTCGGCCGGTCGACGCGGATCAGCACGACCGGCCGGCCGGCGGCGCGGAACGCTTCGGCCAGACGCAGGGACCGGTCGAGGATCTCGGGTCCGGTGTGCGGGGCCACCGGCAGCTCGAGCAGGCGCGGCATGAGGTCGACGAGGACGAGGGCTGTGGTCACGCGCAGACCTTAGACGCCCTCTCGCGACTGTGCGCGGCTATGTACGCCCCAGCTCGAGGCGGCCGCCGGGCTGCGAGACTTCCCCGCCCGGCGGCTCGCCCGAGAACATCTACCGCGGCTGGCCGCACTCCGGGCAGAACTTCGCGTTCATCCCCACTTCCGAACCACACCCGCCGCACGTCCCCGGCGCGCCCTGCTTCACCCCGCACTCGGGGCAGAACTTCGCCCCGTGCGTCTCGTGTCCACAGGCGTGGCACACCAGCTGCTTCTGCGTCGTGACGTCCACCTCGGCGGCCATGCTTGCGCCGACCTCGCGGGCCTTCGTGGTGGCCGCGTCGACCAGGCCGTGGGTGCGTGCCGACTCGACCTCGGCGGCCAGGTCCGGCGCGCAGTTCGTGCACAGGCCCCGGTCCGGGCTGTAGCAGCGCACGCAGACGTAGGAAGTACAGCGGCCGCAGCGGTTGAAGTGCTTCTCGGCGGCGACGATCGCCTCCTTGAACGAGGCGTCGCGCGCCTTGTGCCAGCCGCTCTCCACCAGGCCGTCGACGCCGTTGGCGACGTCCCAGCCGATCGAGGACGTGGCGCCGTGCGCCATGTTCGCGGCCCGGCGGATCCAGCCGGCGGCGCGGGCCGCCTTGTACGGCTCGAAGCCGCTGCGCCAGGTGTCGCTGCAGCGCTGGCAGTAGAACTCGAACTCGAATCCGGCGTCGTTGCCGTACTGGTTCGAATAGTCCCGATGGTTGTTGCTGAACCACAACGTGTCTGTGTCGGCCATTGCCCGAACCCCCAAGTGATAAGGCCTAGGGAGCACAGGATAGAACTCAATGGCGACGCATCGACAACACGTCCGTGGCACTGAAATTCTCACCGGGCTTCTTCGCCTCGAAGTACGGACCGAGCGCGTCTTCGAGCTCGCCGACAGTGAACGTCTCCTGGGCGGAGTCCCAGCGTTCTTCGACGACCGGACGCTGCATCAGCAGCACCATGCCGCCGTGCACGACGAACACCTGGCCGTTGACCTTGTCGGCGGCCGGGGAGGCGAGGTAGGCGACCAGCGGGGCGACGTGCTCGACGGCCAGCGGGTCCATGCCCTCGGCCGGGGGTTCGAAGCCGGCGAAGACCTCCTCGGTCATCTTGGTGCGGGCCCGCGGGCAGATCGCGTTGGCCCGCACGCCGTAGCGCGCGCAGCCGTTGGCGGTGGCGGTGGTCAGGCCGACGATCGCGGCCTTGGCCGCGGCGTAGTTCGCCTGGCCCGCGGCGCCGGCGAGGAAGGCCTCGGAGGAGGTGTTCACGATGCGGCCGAAGACCGGGCCGCCGGCGGCCTTGGACGCCTCGCGCCAGTGCGCGGTGGCGTGCCGGGTCAGTGCGAAGTGGCCTTTGGCGTGCACCCGCAGGACGTCGTCCCATTCCTGCTCCGACATGGAGAACACCATGCGGTCGCGCAGGATCCCGGCGTTGTTGACGACGATGTCCAGCGAGCCGAAGGTGTCGACAGCCAGCCGGGTCAGGGATTCGGCGTAGGCGAAGTCGGAGA
The Catenulispora sp. GP43 genome window above contains:
- a CDS encoding bifunctional RNase H/acid phosphatase; protein product: MVHTLIVEADGASRGNPGPASYGALVADAATGEVLAELAEGLGVVTNNVAEYRGLIAGLRAAYALDPGAEVEVRMDSKLAVQQMSGVWQIKHPDIRPLAVQARTAFPRAGAVRYTWVPRAENKRADALANLALDDPAAAAAKVAEAQTLIAVTRAAREVAGSSASGGESASGGGSGSGGGSVSGGESASGGRSSTGSATHHQPSWSPAPDMGPPTTLLLLRHGATPLTAERRFSGAGDPELADTGLLQAAAVARRLAARGGIDAIVASPLQRTVQTAQAVADALGLPVETDPGFRETDFGLWDGHSFAEVRERWPAEHRAWLASTAVAPPGGESFDAVTDRVLAARDALLARHARRTVLVVSHVTPIKTLIRDALGAPPESLYAMELSPASLSVVTCYADGRSSMRLFNDTAHLAG
- a CDS encoding Nif3-like dinuclear metal center hexameric protein, which produces MPQPAATDVETAAPTLREVVAILERVYDPSWAEPWDAVGLVCGDPDEPVSTVAFAVDPVAAVIDEALERGADLLVTHHPLFLRGVHGVPATTFKGRLVHRLIRGGTALFTAHTNADSADPGVSDALARALELHELRPLEPRASNPELGIGRVGELAEAEPLSAFAARVAAALPATAGGVRVAGDPDRPVRRVAVCGGAGDSLFGAVRASGADAYVTADLRHHPASEALEAGGPALVDVAHWASEWPWLDHAAQTLRSTLGAAGTNVETYVSTLVTDPWTAHLSAGS
- a CDS encoding zinc ribbon domain-containing protein, which codes for MNANPADQLRLLDLHGLDVRLAQLAHKRRTLPELAEAEKVDRRLADLRDVLVAAETAEGDVAREQKKAEADVEQVVNRATRDRQMLESGRGSAKDLENIQHELQTLARRQSDLEDVVLEVMERRETAQTRVAEMTVQRDEAQARRDEVGAALAKASEEIDRDVTAVTAERATTAGVIPEDLLALYERIRSDNGVGAAAIRQRRCDGCRLELDISEVNAIKAAAADQVLRHDSCGSILVRVPDSGI
- a CDS encoding 3-oxoacyl-ACP reductase — protein: MSTSLTGRAAIVTGAGRGLGRAEALELARQGAAVVVNDHDPAIAEQTAADIAKAGGQAAASAGDVSDFAYAESLTRLAVDTFGSLDIVVNNAGILRDRMVFSMSEQEWDDVLRVHAKGHFALTRHATAHWREASKAAGGPVFGRIVNTSSEAFLAGAAGQANYAAAKAAIVGLTTATANGCARYGVRANAICPRARTKMTEEVFAGFEPPAEGMDPLAVEHVAPLVAYLASPAADKVNGQVFVVHGGMVLLMQRPVVEERWDSAQETFTVGELEDALGPYFEAKKPGENFSATDVLSMRRH
- a CDS encoding zinc ribbon domain-containing protein → MADTDTLWFSNNHRDYSNQYGNDAGFEFEFYCQRCSDTWRSGFEPYKAARAAGWIRRAANMAHGATSSIGWDVANGVDGLVESGWHKARDASFKEAIVAAEKHFNRCGRCTSYVCVRCYSPDRGLCTNCAPDLAAEVESARTHGLVDAATTKAREVGASMAAEVDVTTQKQLVCHACGHETHGAKFCPECGVKQGAPGTCGGCGSEVGMNAKFCPECGQPR
- a CDS encoding isochorismatase family protein; the encoded protein is MTTALVLVDLMPRLLELPVAPHTGPEILDRSLRLAEAFRAAGRPVVLIRVDRPNVAEQPPGSGFAEGLVRPGDVTVVKRSIGAFATTDLDARLKELGATTLVFGGLMTTMGVESTARVASDLDYELVFVEDAMAAPTAEEHEVAVRVVLPRFGEVVTSADYLQQ
- a CDS encoding NADP-dependent oxidoreductase, producing MRAVGVKDYGATPELLEVAKPAAGPGQVLVRVEAAGVNPVDTIIASGRFGRPPLPLVMGVDFAGRVEAVGKGVTRYAVGDPVFGRAAGTYAQYVAVDENGPLSPAPDALELKTAAALPTAGLTALGILDAARVRGGESLLLIGAAGGVGTFLTQLASARDARVLAVTRGDESVRLGLSGAAVTIDATAEDVAGRVRGEEYPEGVDVLVDLVSKDPEAFEANKKLVHDGGVAVSTRGATREHGTVQSGVEEIAFGVKPSAELLAALAELVDAGTLRVFVEEEVPLEQAPQAVARIQHGGARGKTIIKP